The proteins below come from a single Metarhizium brunneum chromosome 1, complete sequence genomic window:
- the BMT6 gene encoding 25S rRNA (uridine(2843)-N(3))-methyltransferase gives MVSKASAPKKKSRIASRTAPAETSPAPAAANGTHSQRHQQTLVNIFADAFANVLSSEHFPALLQEIKQALYSRDFGRAFGREDYLEAYAARWSPTRALCYASVFVGIDAHLEVLASDAAGSVESEASHDGAADSPGEARPRRGGIKMLCVGGCAAEHVAFASYLDQTERAGTLALFDSAPWEHVASMLQMQLTTAPALSKYASAAARASNAALVDPSRLAFSFTQADVLSLTAEALLEQVGSAPLIVTLMFTLNELYTEGGIGKTTKFLRSLGQVLPGGSLLLVVDSPGSYSEAAVGKEKKRYPMQWLLNHTLLEGESSGYTWDKLESEESMWFRMPEGLSYPIQLENMRYQMHLYRISKKS, from the coding sequence ATGGTCAGCAAGGCATCAgcgcccaagaagaagagccgCATCGCCTCCAGGACGGCACCAGCAGAGACAAGCCCAGCTCCCGCAGCCGCCAATGGCACTCACTCTCAGCGCCACCAGCAGACCCTGGTGAACATCTTTGCAGACGCGTTCGCAAACGTCCTCTCGTCGGAGCACTTCCCCGCGCTGCTACAGGAGATCAAGCAAGCGTTGTATAGCAGAGATTTCGGACGGGCCTTTGGCAGGGAGGACTATCTGGAGGCGTATGCCGCGCGATGGAGTCCCACGAGGGCACTGTGCTATGCCTCCGTCTTCGTGGGCATCGACGCACATCTTGAGGTGCTGGCGTCCGACGCCGCGGGCAGTGTCGAGTCCGAGGCGTCCCACGATGGCGCTGCAGACTCGCCGGGCGaagcgaggccaaggagaggCGGGATCAAAATGCTCTGCGTAGGGGGCTGCGCCGCCGAACACGTCGCCTTTGCATCCTACCTCGACCAGACGGAGCGCGCTGGGACGCTCGCGCTCTTCGATTCCGCGCCCTGGGAACACGTCGCGTCCAtgctgcagatgcagctGACCACTGCTCCCGCGCTGTCGAAATACGCCTCGGCCGCAGCTAGAGCCTCCAACGCGGCTCTTGTCGACCCGTCCCGACTGGCGTTTAGTTTTACGCAGGCGGATGTTTTGTCCTTGACCGCCGAGGCACTCTTGGAACAGGTAGGATCGGCCCCGTTGATCGTCACGCTCATGTTTACCCTGAATGAGCTCTACACAGAAGGCGGCATCGGCAAGACCACCAAGTTCCTGAGGAGTCTGGGCCAAGTCCTTCCAGGGGGGAGTTTGTTGCTCGTAGTCGACAGCCCGGGGAGTTACTCGGAGGCTGCGGTgggaaaggagaagaagcgcTATCCTATGCAGTGGTTACTGAACCACACCTTGTTGGAGGGCGAATCCTCGGGATATACATGGGATAAGCTAGAGTCTGAGGAATCGATGTGGTTTAGAATGCCGGAGGGATTGTCGTATCCTATTCAGTTGGAGAATATGCGATACCAGATGCATCTTTATCGCATTTCGAAAAAAAGCTAG
- the vma-3 gene encoding V-type proton ATPase proteolipid subunit: MVSELCPVYAPFFGAMGCTCAIVFTCLGASYGTAKSGVGIAAMGVLRPDLIVKNIVPVIMAGIIGIYGLVVSVLISDGLKQELPLYTGFIQFGAGLAVGLAGLAAGFAIGIVGDAGVRGTAQQPRLFVGMILILIFAEVLGLYGLIVALLMNSKATQDTVCQ, from the exons ATGGTCTCCGAGCTTTG CCCCGTCTACGCG CCCTTTTTCGGCGCCATGGGTTGCACATGTGCCATCGTATTCACCTGCCTGGGTGCCTCATACGGTactgccaagtctggtgtcgGTATCGCTGCCATGGGTGTCCTCCGCCCTGACCTTATCGTGAAGA ACATTGTTCCAGTCATTATGGCTGGTATCATTGGTATCTACGGTTTGGTCGTGTCTGTCCTCATCTCCGACGGTCTCAAACAGGAACTCCCTCTGTACACCGGCTTCATCCAGTTCGGTGCTGGTCTGGCTGTCGGTCTGGCTGGTCTAGCTGCCGGCTTCGCCATCGGTAttgttggtgatgctggTGTCCGAGGAACTGCTCAGCAGCCCCGTCTCTTCGTCGGCATGATTTTGATTCTCATTTTCGCTGAAGTCTTGG GTCTGTACGGCCTCATTGTTGCCCTGCTCATGAACTCCAAGGCCACCCAAGATACTGTTTGCCAGTAA
- the inpp5f gene encoding Phosphatidylinositide phosphatase SAC2, whose product MPGISRKILICAAIDGLILQPLPTKGQRPFQPARIRYGDSSISAVPRDQIPDTSGPNSSFEVFGVIGLITVSRLSYLITITRRQQIAQIFGFPIYVVTGVAITPCNTKQEADESIRRTASLLRKQTPNGEDGDSESSDEDVEIPQSPLDEVEDTIGEEDKTRPDSSRSSVAEDVMRRRGSYGRFAQRWFSNSGWTMDQRRSLGLSIATAGSPTTLEASGEPATSKTPIEEDMSDQSQVTALLPKLLRTIQVFFESSRSFYFSYDIDLTRSTSQQAWVPNPDTPLHTQVDNKFFWNRHILGKFIATGQDSISLPLMQGFIGQRTFVVDSDPPQMDEGASESMELADMSTSGSLPVSPPSGRVGDHADLRPSERKCLITLVSRRSTQRAGLRYLRRGINEEGFTANMVETEQIISSPTWDDSSPIHSFVQIRGSIPLFFTQSAYSLKPVPVIQHSPESNYRACKRHFERLHSNYGSLQIVNLVEKRGVEEPIGTQYEANVSRLNEELGENDKIPFEWFDFHHACRGMKFENVSQLLIKLRGRLEELGSTTQVGGEITQRQAGVLRTNCMDCLDRTNVCQSSFAKHMLDLQLKGDGIDMSAQLDQETRWFNTLWADNGDAVSKQYASTAAMKGDYTRTKKRDYRGALNDLGLSLARFYSGMVNDYFSQAAIDFLLGTATEKVFDEFESDMMTKDPAVSIAKMRQRAVELCQKRVVADASEEVHGGWVLISPNMADVVKSWPMEEVVLLLTDAALYLCRFDWDLDKVSSFERVHLGNVTHIKFGTYITSTLAPAHMDETKNVGLVISYQPGKSNIKRTNTRTLSTKGYIAPNSASQGEAKTQVGLVSFFSPKAKSPAVRRLAFKAPYMDSSTAVSGTAGLQQTELQQVITICAEIERLALEAQLRKEGEGEKSFVEKGEIISLQEAKKNTGLLEQLGHSIKRLVWA is encoded by the exons ATGCCCGGAATTAGCCGGAAGATCCTCATATGCGCTGCCATCGATGGTCTCATTCTCCAGCCGCTTCCCACAAAGGGACAACGACCATTCCAGCCGGCTAGGATTAGATATGGCGACTCGTCTATTTCAGCAGTTCCACGGGACCAAATCCCGGACACTTCAGGCCCAAACTCATCGTTCGAAGTATTTGGTGTTATTG GCTTGATTACGGTTTCAAGACTTAGCTATCTCATCACTATTACCCGTCGCCAGCAAATTGCACAGATCTTCGGGTTTCCCATTTATGTTGTCACTGGCGTTGCCATTACTCCATGCAACACAAAGCAAGAGGCCGATGAGTCCATCCGCAGGACAGCCAGCCTTCTCAGGAAGCAAACACCGAATGGGGAAGATGGCGACTCCGAAAGCAGCGACGAAGACGTTGAAATCCCTCAGTCTCCCCTTGATGAAGTGGAAGACACAATCGGTGAGGAGGACAAGACTCGTCCCGACTCGTCTCGAAGCAGTGTCGCCGAGGATGTAATGCGTCGCCGGGGTAGCTATGGCCGTTTTGCACAGCGGTGGTTCAGTAACAGTGGATGGACCATGGATCAAAGACGAAGCTTGGGCTTGAGCATTGCAACCGCAGGCTCACCGACAACACTGGAAGCATCCGGCGAGCCAGCCACATCCAAGACACCAATTGAAGAGGATATGAGTGACCAAAGTCAGGTAACAGCGTTGTTGCCAAAGTTATTGCGGACGATTCAAGTCTTCTTTGAGTCTTCTAGGAGCTTTTACTTCTCCTACGATATTGATCTCACTCGAAGCACCTCTCAACAGGCTTGGGTCCCGAATCCAGACACACCTCTGCACACACAAGTTGACAACAAGTTCTTTTGGAACCGGCATATACTGGGCAAATTCATAGCAACTGGTCAAGACTCAATAAGTCTCCCGCTAATGCAGGGATTTATTGGCCAGCGAACGTTTGTAGTGGATAGTGATCCTCCTCAGATGGATGAAGGTGCATCCGAGTCAATGGAACTCGCCGACATGTCTACCTCTGGATCTCTACCAGTATCACCGCCAAGTGGACGCGTTGGGGACCATGCCGATCTAAGGCCGTCGGAGAGGAAGTGTCTTATCACGTTGGTGTCTCGCAGGTCGACTCAACGCGCTGGTCTAAGATATCTTCGTAGAGGCATCAATGAGGAAGGCTTCACGGCGAATATGGTGGAGACGGAACAAATCATCTCCTCGCCTACATGGGACGATTCCTCGCCAATTCACTCATTTGTACAGATTCGCGGAAGTATTCCACTGTTTTTCACGCAATCGGCATACTCACTAAAACCAGTCCCAGTAATACAACACTCCCCCGAGAGCAACTACAGGGCCTGCAAGAGACATTTTGAGAGGCTTCACTCCAACTATGGATCTCTCCAGATTGTCAACTTGGTTGAGAAGCGCGGTGTTGAAGAGCCCATTGGAACACAATACGAGGCAAACGTTTCACGCCTCAATGAAGAGCTCGGCGAGAACGACAAAATTCCATTCGAGTGGTTTGACTTTCACCATGCTTGCCGTGGAATGAAGTTCGAGAATGTCAGTCAGCTTCTAATCAAACTAAGGGGTAGGTTGGAAGAGTTGGGCAGCACAACCCAAGTCGGCGGCGAGATTACCCAGCGGCAGGCAGGTGTCCTCAGAACGAACTGCATGGATTGTTTAGACAGAACGAACGTGTGTCAGAGTTCCTTTGCAAAGCATATGCTAGATTTGCAGCTGAAGGGAGATGGGATAGATATGAGTGCGCAGCTAGACCAGGAGACGAGGTGGTTTAATACTCTCTGGGCAGACAATGGCGACGCAGTCTCCAAGCAGTATGCGTCTACGGCCGCTATGAAGGGCGACTATACGAGGACAAAAAAACGAGACTACCGTGGAGCGTTGAATGACTTGGGACTGTCACTGGCACGATTTTACAGTGG CATGGTGAACGACTACTTCAGTCAAGCAGCTATAGACTTTCTGCTCGGAACCGCAACGGAAAAAGTCTTTGACGAATTCGAGTCCGACATGATGACCAAAGATCCTGCCGTATCCATTGCAAAAATGCGTCAGCGAGCTGTCGAGCTTTGCCAAAAACGAGTAGTTGCCGATGCCAGTGAGGAAGTCCATGGCGGATGGGTTCTCATCAGTCCCAACATGGCTGACGTGGTAAAATCCTGGCCCATGGAGGAAGTCGTCCTGCTGCTGACAGACGCTGCTCTTTACCTATGCCGCTTTGACTGGGATCTTGACAAAGTATCCTCCTTTGAGCGCGTCCACCTCGGCAATGTGACGCACATCAAATTCGGAACTTATATCACGTCAACACTTGCCCCAGCGCACATGGACGAAACAAAAAATGTCGGACTCGTCATATCCTACCAGCCAGGTAAAAGCAATATCAAGAGAACCAATACACGAACGCTCTCAACTAAGGGATATATTGCGCCGAATTCGGCTTCTCAGGGAGAGGCCAAGACGCAGGTAGGCCTTGTTAGTTTCTTCTCGCCCAAGGCAAAATCGCCTGCTGTCCGGAGGTTGGCGTTTAAAGCTCCGTACATGGATTCTTCCACGGCTGTATCAGGAACAGCTGGTCTGCAGCAGACGGAGCTGCAGCAGGTAATTACTATATGCGCAGAAATCGAGCGGCTGGCTCTGGAAGCGCAGCTGCGGAAGGAAGGGGAGGGTGAAAAGAGTTTCGTGGAGAAGGGTGAGATTATTTCGCTGCAggaggcgaagaagaatACAGGATTGTTGGAGCAGTTGGGGCATTCGATCAAGAGACTTGTCTGGGCCTAG
- the TKT gene encoding Transketolase — protein MTYGEIDQLAINTIRLLAADATFNSNSGHPGAPMGMAPVAHVLFNKFMKFNPKNTKWLNRDRFVLSNGHGCMLQYALLHLFGYDLSIEDLKNFRKVDSRTPGHPESHDTPGIEVTTGPLGQGVCNAVGLAMAQAHTAATFNKPGFDVVDNYTYCFLGDGCLMEGVSSESSSLAGHLQLGNLICIYDDNHISIDGDTNCAFTEDVVKRYEAYGWHVEVVHDGDSDLAAIEAAIKKCREVKDKPSLIKLKTTIGYGSLQQGTHGVHGSPLKADDIKQLKQKWGFPEDAFHVPKEVYDLYGKHSSEGASHEDKWNQLMSKYAEQFPNEAADLKRRQTGDLPQGWEKNLPVYTPADAAVASRKLSETVLGKIEGAIPELFGGSADLTGSNLTRWKNAVDFQPKATGLGDYSGRYVRYGVREHGMGAIMNGLAAYGTILPYGGTFLNFVSYGAGAVRLSALSQVRVIWVATHDSIGLGEDGPTHQPIETLAHFRALPNCMVWRPADGNETSAAYYIALTSKHTPSIMALSRQNLPQLEGSTIEKASKGGYVLHEVPGANITLVSTGSEVGICVDAAKYLEEKHGVKARIVSIPCFEVFDSQSKEYRLSVLPDGIPSLSVEVMSTMGWERYTHEQFGINRFGASGAYKDVYKKFEFTPEGISKRAIATIDFWKDVPNVRSPINRAFQQHI, from the exons ATGACTTACGGCGAGATTGACCAGTTggccatcaacaccatccgTCTGCTTGCA GCCGATGCCACCTTCAACAGCAACTCGGGACACCCCGGTGCTCCCAT GGGCATGGCACCTGTTGCCCACGTTCTCTTCAACAAATTCATgaagttcaaccccaagAACACCAAGTGGTTGAACAGAGACCGTTTCGTCCTCTC TAATGGCCACGGCTGCATGCTGCAGTATGCTCTGCTGCATCTCTTTGGCTATGACTTGAGCATTGAGGACCTCAAGAACTTCCGA AAAGTCGACAGCAGGACGCCTGGCCACCCCGAGTCCCATGATACCCCCGGAATTGAAGTCACCACCGGCCCCCTCGGTCAGGGTGTGTGCAACGCTGTTGGtcttgccatggcccaggcTCACACTGCCGCCACCTTCAACAAGCCTGGATTTGACGTTGTTGACAACTATACATACTGCTTCCTCGGCGATGGTTGCTTGATGGAGGGTGTCTCCAGCGAATCATCTTCACTGGCTGGTCATCTTCAGCTCGGCAACCTGATCTGCATTTACGATGACAACCACATTTCCATTGACGGCGACACCAACTGCGCCTTCACCGAGGATGTTGTCAAGAGATACGAGGCCTACGGCTGGCATGTCGAAGTCGTCCACGACGGCGACTCTGACCTCGCTGCCATCGAAGCTGCCATCAAGAAGTGCCGAGAGGTCAAGGACAAGCCTTCGCTGATCAAACTCAAGACCACCATTGGCTATGGCTCGCTCCAGCAGGGTACCCACGGTGTCCACGGCTCTCCCCTCAAGGCCGATGacatcaagcagctcaagcAGAAGTGGGGTTTCCCCGAGGATGCTTTCCATGTCCCCAAGGAAGTCTACGACCTTTATGGCAAGCATTCCTCCGAGGGTGCCTCCCACGAGGACAAGTGGAACCAGCTGATGAGCAAGTACGCTGAGCAGTTCCCCAACGAGGCTGCCGATCTCAAGCGCCGCCAGACGGGTGACCTTCCTCAAGGCTGGGAAAAGAACCTGCCCGTCTACACCCCCGCCGACGCCGCTGTCGCTTCTCGCAAACTTTCTGAGACTGTGCTGGGCAAGATCGAAGGCGCCATCCCTGAGCTCTTCGGTGGTTCTGCTGATTTGACTGGCTCCAACCTGACCCGTTGGAAGAACGCGGTTGACTTCCAGCCCAAGGCTACTGGACTCGGAGACTATTCTGGTCGATATGTCCGCTACGGTGTCCGTGAGCACGGTATGGGAGCCATCATGAATGGTCTCGCCGCTTACGGTACTATCCTGCCTTACGGCGGTACCTTCCTGAACTTTGTCTCCtatggtgctggtgctgtcCGTCTCTCTGCTCTGTCCCAGGTCCGCGTCATTTGGGTTGCCACTCACGACTCCATTGGTCTTGGAGAGGACGGTCCTACTCACCAGCCTATTGAGACTTTGGCTCACTTCCGTGCCCTGCCTAACTGCATGGTCTGGCGCCCTGCCGACGGCAACGAGACCAGCGCTGCTTACTACATTGCCCTGACCTCCAAGCACACTCCCAGTATCATGGCTCTGTCCCGACAGAACCTGCCCCAGCTTGAGGGTTCCACCATTGAGAAGGCCAGCAAGGGTGGTTACGTCCTGCATGAAGTTCCTGGCGCCAACATCACCCTGGTTTCGACTGGCTCTGAGGTTGGCATCTGCGTGGACGCTGCCAAGTATCTCGAAGAGAAGCACGGTGTCAAGGCTCGCATTGTCTCCATTCCTTGCTTCGAGGTCTTTGATTCTCAGTCCAAGGAGTACAGACTTTCTGTGCTGCCTGATGGTATTCCATCCCTGTCCGTTGAGGTCATGAGCACCATGGGTTGGGAACGATACACACACGAGCAGTTTGGTATTAACCGCTTCGGCGCTTCTGGTGCCTACAAGGATGTCTACAAG AAGTTCGAGTTCACGCCTGAGGGCATTTCCAAGCGCGCCATCGCCACGATCGATTTCTGGAAGGATGTCCCCAACGTCCGCTCTCCTATCAACCGAGCTTTCCAGCAGCACATCTAA